One genomic segment of Primulina tabacum isolate GXHZ01 chromosome 9, ASM2559414v2, whole genome shotgun sequence includes these proteins:
- the LOC142554997 gene encoding AMSH-like ubiquitin thioesterase 3 isoform X3 yields MRRAAFNVMTSKIGVDNRISLRNYYRIADTLLKQANIYREEKILIDLYVILLRYSSLVSETIPYHRDYQALCLKERTFYKKKLFDVIDELEQLKPQVRQWLDELDEVNTTTQMNQTDGLNKISYAFSVNNKASLSYSNVQNNMYTGVSSSNSIDWQLQKLSLSLPLPKQETLSRHSLLGPNGLRGQWMVPAAQIKVNYPTNMIMDSSEISSLNQGGRHDPVTVADSASKMETSTMDSVLSLYDGRWLHPAEESARLLNNELEKNDFQLVNIRQPSPPPVLAKAQLEVLPICPSKVADPRPGPPKIPQDGLPSSNSYQDLHIPVKMLEDFLRIARQNTETNLETCAVLTGSLRKRVFQITTLIIPKQESTSDSCQTLNEEEIFEVQDERYLFPLGWIHTHPTQTCFMSSVDLHTHYSYQVMLQEAIAIVMAPTDTSSVVSILMKSQTVEVPFMNIAPMFI; encoded by the exons ATGAGGCGAGCGGCGTTTAATGTTATGACGAGTAAAATCGGTGTGGACAATCGGATTTCTCTTCGCAATTACTATCGCATCGCGGATACTCTGCTCAAACAG GCGAATATTTATAGGgaagagaaaattttaattgaCTTGTATGTGATACTGCTCAGATACTCGAG TTTGGTGTCTGAAACTATACCTTACCATCGTGATTACCAGGCATTATGTCTGAAAGAAAGAACTTTTTATAAGAAG AAATTGTTTGATGTTATAGATGAGCTAGAACAACTAAAGCCACAGGTCCGGCAATGGTTAGATGAACTTGATGAAGTTAATACCACAACTCAAATGAATCAAACTGATGGACTAAACAAGATTTCATATGCATTTTCTGTGAATAATAAAGCTTCCTTAAGCTACAGTAATGTACAG AATAACATGTACACTGGAGTCTCATCATCAAATTCCATTGACTGGCAACTCCAGAAACT GTCTCTCAGTTTACCTCTTCCAAAGCAGGAAACATTGTCTAGGCATTCGCTTTTGGGACCAAATGGTCTTCGTGGTCAATGGATGGTGCCAGCGGCACAGATTAAG GTTAACTATCCAACCAATATGATCATGGATTCAAGTGAAATATCAAG CTTGAATCAGGGTGGGCGACATGACCCTGTCACAGTAGCAGACAGTGCTTCAAAAATGGAAACATCAACCATGGATTCTGTTCTATCTTTATATGATGGTAGATGGCTACATCCTGCTGAGGAATCTGCTCGTCTACTAAACAATGAATTGGAGAAGAATGATTTTCAGTTGGTTAATATCAGGCAACCTTCTCCACCTCCTGTTCTTGCAAAGGCACAACTAGAGGTGCTTCCTATATGTCCATCAAAAGTTGCTGATCCAAGGCCAGGGCCGCCAAAGATCCCTCAGGATGGGTTGCCCAGTTCCAATTCTTACCAAGATCTTCATATA CCAGTGAAGATGTTGGAAGATTTTTTGAGAATAGCACGACAAAATACTGAGACGAATTTGGAAACTTGTGCCGTTCTTACTGGCTCACTA CGGAAAAGAGTTTTCCAAATTACTACACTCATAATTCCGAAGCAGGAGTCAACTTCAGATTCG TGCCAAACATTGAATGAAGAAGAGATTTTCGAGGTTCAAGATGAACGTTATCTTTTCCCCCTTGGGTGGATTCAT ACACATCCAACACAAACTTGTTTTATGTCTTCCGTCGATTTGCACACTCATTATTCATACCAG GTTATGTTACAAGAAGCGATTGCTATTGTCATGGCTCCCACGGACACATCAAG CGTGGTTTCCATCCTCATGAAGAGCCAGACGGTGGAAGTCCCATTTATGAACATTGCTCCCATGTTTATATGA
- the LOC142554997 gene encoding AMSH-like ubiquitin thioesterase 3 isoform X4 → MRRAAFNVMTSKIGVDNRISLRNYYRIADTLLKQANIYREEKILIDLYVILLRYSSLVSETIPYHRDYQALCLKERTFYKKKLFDVIDELEQLKPQVRQWLDELDEVNTTTQMNQTDGLNKISYAFSVNNKASLSYSNVQNNMYTGVSSSNSIDWQLQKLSLSLPLPKQETLSRHSLLGPNGLRGQWMVPAAQIKVNYPTNMIMDSSEISSLNQGGRHDPVTVADSASKMETSTMDSVLSLYDGRWLHPAEESARLLNNELEKNDFQLVNIRQPSPPPVLAKAQLEVLPICPSKVADPRPGPPKIPQDGLPSSNSYQDLHIPVKMLEDFLRIARQNTETNLETCAVLTGSLRKRVFQITTLIIPKQESTSDSCQTLNEEEIFEVQDERYLFPLGWIHTHPTQTCFMSSVDLHTHYSYQVMLQEAIAIVMAPTDTSSVFLSLVIYPIDHIAHQ, encoded by the exons ATGAGGCGAGCGGCGTTTAATGTTATGACGAGTAAAATCGGTGTGGACAATCGGATTTCTCTTCGCAATTACTATCGCATCGCGGATACTCTGCTCAAACAG GCGAATATTTATAGGgaagagaaaattttaattgaCTTGTATGTGATACTGCTCAGATACTCGAG TTTGGTGTCTGAAACTATACCTTACCATCGTGATTACCAGGCATTATGTCTGAAAGAAAGAACTTTTTATAAGAAG AAATTGTTTGATGTTATAGATGAGCTAGAACAACTAAAGCCACAGGTCCGGCAATGGTTAGATGAACTTGATGAAGTTAATACCACAACTCAAATGAATCAAACTGATGGACTAAACAAGATTTCATATGCATTTTCTGTGAATAATAAAGCTTCCTTAAGCTACAGTAATGTACAG AATAACATGTACACTGGAGTCTCATCATCAAATTCCATTGACTGGCAACTCCAGAAACT GTCTCTCAGTTTACCTCTTCCAAAGCAGGAAACATTGTCTAGGCATTCGCTTTTGGGACCAAATGGTCTTCGTGGTCAATGGATGGTGCCAGCGGCACAGATTAAG GTTAACTATCCAACCAATATGATCATGGATTCAAGTGAAATATCAAG CTTGAATCAGGGTGGGCGACATGACCCTGTCACAGTAGCAGACAGTGCTTCAAAAATGGAAACATCAACCATGGATTCTGTTCTATCTTTATATGATGGTAGATGGCTACATCCTGCTGAGGAATCTGCTCGTCTACTAAACAATGAATTGGAGAAGAATGATTTTCAGTTGGTTAATATCAGGCAACCTTCTCCACCTCCTGTTCTTGCAAAGGCACAACTAGAGGTGCTTCCTATATGTCCATCAAAAGTTGCTGATCCAAGGCCAGGGCCGCCAAAGATCCCTCAGGATGGGTTGCCCAGTTCCAATTCTTACCAAGATCTTCATATA CCAGTGAAGATGTTGGAAGATTTTTTGAGAATAGCACGACAAAATACTGAGACGAATTTGGAAACTTGTGCCGTTCTTACTGGCTCACTA CGGAAAAGAGTTTTCCAAATTACTACACTCATAATTCCGAAGCAGGAGTCAACTTCAGATTCG TGCCAAACATTGAATGAAGAAGAGATTTTCGAGGTTCAAGATGAACGTTATCTTTTCCCCCTTGGGTGGATTCAT ACACATCCAACACAAACTTGTTTTATGTCTTCCGTCGATTTGCACACTCATTATTCATACCAG GTTATGTTACAAGAAGCGATTGCTATTGTCATGGCTCCCACGGACACATCAAG TGTTTTTCTTTCCCTGGTAATCTACCCTATAGACCATATTGCACATCAGTGA
- the LOC142554997 gene encoding AMSH-like ubiquitin thioesterase 3 isoform X2, translating into MRRAAFNVMTSKIGVDNRISLRNYYRIADTLLKQANIYREEKILIDLYVILLRYSSLVSETIPYHRDYQALCLKERTFYKKKLFDVIDELEQLKPQVRQWLDELDEVNTTTQMNQTDGLNKISYAFSVNNKASLSYSNVQNNMYTGVSSSNSIDWQLQKLSLSLPLPKQETLSRHSLLGPNGLRGQWMVPAAQIKVNYPTNMIMDSSEISSLNQGGRHDPVTVADSASKMETSTMDSVLSLYDGRWLHPAEESARLLNNELEKNDFQLVNIRQPSPPPVLAKAQLEVLPICPSKVADPRPGPPKIPQDGLPSSNSYQDLHIPVKMLEDFLRIARQNTETNLETCAVLTGSLRKRVFQITTLIIPKQESTSDSCQTLNEEEIFEVQDERYLFPLGWIHTHPTQTCFMSSVDLHTHYSYQVMLQEAIAIVMAPTDTSRPYCTSVTEAWPSATAYFYKLYWGW; encoded by the exons ATGAGGCGAGCGGCGTTTAATGTTATGACGAGTAAAATCGGTGTGGACAATCGGATTTCTCTTCGCAATTACTATCGCATCGCGGATACTCTGCTCAAACAG GCGAATATTTATAGGgaagagaaaattttaattgaCTTGTATGTGATACTGCTCAGATACTCGAG TTTGGTGTCTGAAACTATACCTTACCATCGTGATTACCAGGCATTATGTCTGAAAGAAAGAACTTTTTATAAGAAG AAATTGTTTGATGTTATAGATGAGCTAGAACAACTAAAGCCACAGGTCCGGCAATGGTTAGATGAACTTGATGAAGTTAATACCACAACTCAAATGAATCAAACTGATGGACTAAACAAGATTTCATATGCATTTTCTGTGAATAATAAAGCTTCCTTAAGCTACAGTAATGTACAG AATAACATGTACACTGGAGTCTCATCATCAAATTCCATTGACTGGCAACTCCAGAAACT GTCTCTCAGTTTACCTCTTCCAAAGCAGGAAACATTGTCTAGGCATTCGCTTTTGGGACCAAATGGTCTTCGTGGTCAATGGATGGTGCCAGCGGCACAGATTAAG GTTAACTATCCAACCAATATGATCATGGATTCAAGTGAAATATCAAG CTTGAATCAGGGTGGGCGACATGACCCTGTCACAGTAGCAGACAGTGCTTCAAAAATGGAAACATCAACCATGGATTCTGTTCTATCTTTATATGATGGTAGATGGCTACATCCTGCTGAGGAATCTGCTCGTCTACTAAACAATGAATTGGAGAAGAATGATTTTCAGTTGGTTAATATCAGGCAACCTTCTCCACCTCCTGTTCTTGCAAAGGCACAACTAGAGGTGCTTCCTATATGTCCATCAAAAGTTGCTGATCCAAGGCCAGGGCCGCCAAAGATCCCTCAGGATGGGTTGCCCAGTTCCAATTCTTACCAAGATCTTCATATA CCAGTGAAGATGTTGGAAGATTTTTTGAGAATAGCACGACAAAATACTGAGACGAATTTGGAAACTTGTGCCGTTCTTACTGGCTCACTA CGGAAAAGAGTTTTCCAAATTACTACACTCATAATTCCGAAGCAGGAGTCAACTTCAGATTCG TGCCAAACATTGAATGAAGAAGAGATTTTCGAGGTTCAAGATGAACGTTATCTTTTCCCCCTTGGGTGGATTCAT ACACATCCAACACAAACTTGTTTTATGTCTTCCGTCGATTTGCACACTCATTATTCATACCAG GTTATGTTACAAGAAGCGATTGCTATTGTCATGGCTCCCACGGACACATCAAG ACCATATTGCACATCAGTGACTGAAGCATGGCCAAGCGCAACAGcttatttttataaactttattggGGATGGTAA
- the LOC142554997 gene encoding AMSH-like ubiquitin thioesterase 3 isoform X1: MRRAAFNVMTSKIGVDNRISLRNYYRIADTLLKQANIYREEKILIDLYVILLRYSSLVSETIPYHRDYQALCLKERTFYKKKLFDVIDELEQLKPQVRQWLDELDEVNTTTQMNQTDGLNKISYAFSVNNKASLSYSNVQNNMYTGVSSSNSIDWQLQKLSLSLPLPKQETLSRHSLLGPNGLRGQWMVPAAQIKVNYPTNMIMDSSEISSLNQGGRHDPVTVADSASKMETSTMDSVLSLYDGRWLHPAEESARLLNNELEKNDFQLVNIRQPSPPPVLAKAQLEVLPICPSKVADPRPGPPKIPQDGLPSSNSYQDLHIPVKMLEDFLRIARQNTETNLETCAVLTGSLRKRVFQITTLIIPKQESTSDSCQTLNEEEIFEVQDERYLFPLGWIHTHPTQTCFMSSVDLHTHYSYQVMLQEAIAIVMAPTDTSSPYGIFHLSDPGGVAVIRNCQQRGFHPHEEPDGGSPIYEHCSHVYMNPNMKFDVVDLR, translated from the exons ATGAGGCGAGCGGCGTTTAATGTTATGACGAGTAAAATCGGTGTGGACAATCGGATTTCTCTTCGCAATTACTATCGCATCGCGGATACTCTGCTCAAACAG GCGAATATTTATAGGgaagagaaaattttaattgaCTTGTATGTGATACTGCTCAGATACTCGAG TTTGGTGTCTGAAACTATACCTTACCATCGTGATTACCAGGCATTATGTCTGAAAGAAAGAACTTTTTATAAGAAG AAATTGTTTGATGTTATAGATGAGCTAGAACAACTAAAGCCACAGGTCCGGCAATGGTTAGATGAACTTGATGAAGTTAATACCACAACTCAAATGAATCAAACTGATGGACTAAACAAGATTTCATATGCATTTTCTGTGAATAATAAAGCTTCCTTAAGCTACAGTAATGTACAG AATAACATGTACACTGGAGTCTCATCATCAAATTCCATTGACTGGCAACTCCAGAAACT GTCTCTCAGTTTACCTCTTCCAAAGCAGGAAACATTGTCTAGGCATTCGCTTTTGGGACCAAATGGTCTTCGTGGTCAATGGATGGTGCCAGCGGCACAGATTAAG GTTAACTATCCAACCAATATGATCATGGATTCAAGTGAAATATCAAG CTTGAATCAGGGTGGGCGACATGACCCTGTCACAGTAGCAGACAGTGCTTCAAAAATGGAAACATCAACCATGGATTCTGTTCTATCTTTATATGATGGTAGATGGCTACATCCTGCTGAGGAATCTGCTCGTCTACTAAACAATGAATTGGAGAAGAATGATTTTCAGTTGGTTAATATCAGGCAACCTTCTCCACCTCCTGTTCTTGCAAAGGCACAACTAGAGGTGCTTCCTATATGTCCATCAAAAGTTGCTGATCCAAGGCCAGGGCCGCCAAAGATCCCTCAGGATGGGTTGCCCAGTTCCAATTCTTACCAAGATCTTCATATA CCAGTGAAGATGTTGGAAGATTTTTTGAGAATAGCACGACAAAATACTGAGACGAATTTGGAAACTTGTGCCGTTCTTACTGGCTCACTA CGGAAAAGAGTTTTCCAAATTACTACACTCATAATTCCGAAGCAGGAGTCAACTTCAGATTCG TGCCAAACATTGAATGAAGAAGAGATTTTCGAGGTTCAAGATGAACGTTATCTTTTCCCCCTTGGGTGGATTCAT ACACATCCAACACAAACTTGTTTTATGTCTTCCGTCGATTTGCACACTCATTATTCATACCAG GTTATGTTACAAGAAGCGATTGCTATTGTCATGGCTCCCACGGACACATCAAG CCCTTATGGAATATTCCACCTTTCTGATCCTGGTggtgttgctgttattcgaaaCTGTCAACAGCGTGGTTTCCATCCTCATGAAGAGCCAGACGGTGGAAGTCCCATTTATGAACATTGCTCCCATGTTTATATGAATCCTAATATGAAATTTGACGTGGTTGATCTTCGGTGA